In Globicephala melas chromosome 20, mGloMel1.2, whole genome shotgun sequence, the genomic window GACCCTACGGAAAGCCTTGCCAGTGCAACAGCTCATGGTGTTTACCtacttccctttatttttaaatttaaatatttgagtAGGTGCTATTCTTGGTTCAAAAGTTAGAAAGTATAAACAATTACTCAGTGATAAGTGCTCCCCCCAAACTTATCTTCCATCTGCCTATTTCTCACCCTTTAGGATAACCACTGTTCTTGTTCTGTTTACTGCCACAGTTTTGTTCTacataaacaaatacaaatacagcatttttttggccgcgcctcgTGCCtcgtaggatcttagttccccgaccagggattgaaccctggtcccagcagtgaaagcaccaactcCTAACCataggaccgccagggaattcccaacaaatACAAAGATagattcttaattttctttctttctttctttcttttttgcatgaAAGGTAATAACGCTCTGCAAAGTTCTGTACcttgcttccccccccccccacttaatAGACCTTGGAAGTCTTTCCATATTAGTATATGCAGAACTTCTTCATTCTATTTTAGATCCACATAGTAGTTAGTGTTCTAGTATATGAGTGTCTACATTGCCTAACCAGTCTCCTGTTGATGGAATTTGAGTTATTTCTGCTTCCAGTTTTCAGACTTCATCTCTTCCTGATCCCTATGACCAGATTCTTAGAGGGAACGGGTGTCCCTTAACTCCAGATTTCTCCATTGGGTCAGTTATTCTTGGAGGAGAGTATGATTCAGGAAGGATTTCCCAGGAATAACAGATAAACCAAAGTGAAAGCTCAGAGAACAAACTCAGAAAAAATAGGAATATATGGAAGTCTTTATGAAGCTGAAAGACTGAAATAAtctcagctgtgtgtgtgtgtgtgagagtgtgagagagagagagagagaacctttTTGGTTTGTATAGCAATGTGTTAGGTATAGTTTAGGACTATTGAAAGCAAACTAATGATCAGATATTTCTGTACTAAAGTGGAAGTGGAAGAGTGGCCACCATGTGAGGCTTATGCCACAGGAAGGAGGGAACTGTGAGCAATTTCAGTAATATAGGGAGTAATGATTCTTTATCAGGTTCTCTTTTTGGTATTCCTTGTCTTATTAGTAGGCTAAGCATGATGAATTATGCAAAGTAGCAAATAATGGTATTTCTACTAGAAGAATGTGAGTTTTGATCACAGTCACTATCGATATGATTCCCTGTGGAGGCACCTTAGTATGGTGATTAAGGTTATAGGCTCTGGAGTCTTTGTGTCTAAGATCAAATTCTGTTCCTATTTGGTCCAAGGTCCAAGCTttggtgaccttgaacaagttacttaatctctacttcagttttttcatcagtaaaataaGGGTATTAATATTACCTGCTTCAGAAAATTGTTGTGGGCattaaatgggttaatatataaagtacttagtaaatgtttgctgTCATCATTATCATCTGGATCGGCTGCTCTCCTCATTTCAGTGGTTTAATCAAATAAATtaggggtgtgtttgtgtgtgtgtgtgtatatatatttgtttgtttgtttgtttgtttaaacaggTATATTCTTAAACTCTGGTATTACTTCCCTTTGAATCTGTTGCCTGTAACCAAACTAAAGTCAAGACATTTTCTGGAGTCCAGGATGAAGAACCttatttgctttcttcttcccCATAGGTTGTTTTTTGCATGGACCGTGCCCTAGAATATGCCCCTGCCTGCCATCGCTTCAAAATCCTCAAAGCAGAATGTTTAGCAATGCTGGGTCGTTATCCAGAAGCACAGTCTGTGGCCAGGTATGAAGTCAGGCCAATTTTGTATTAAAATGCCAGATACCACTGGACGAATGCTGTCTGGCAGTTCCCTACAACAGGAGTTAACATATTGTCCTGTAGGTAGGCCAGCCAGGGTGATCAGACCTTCCTGGGACTTAAAGCCAAAGGTTAGACCGGGTATTATACCGAAAATCCAAAGGTATTTATGTAGGAGTTCAGTAGGTACTTGAGCTATATGTGAAAGAAGAGATGTGTGgattttttggtgtgtttttgtttttttaaatgtccgtTTCTTTCTACTCAAGGGGTTTGTGAACTCTAAAGGgctggatagtaaatattttagactttgcaggccGTGTTGTCCCTGTTAACAATTCAACTCAGTCACTATAGtgtaaaagcagccatagataatagaTAAACAAATGGTGTGGCTgagtttcaataaaactttatttacaaaaaccagCAGCAGATAGGATGTGGCCTGTGGGCTGTATTTACCAACCCCTGATCTAATAAAGATTGTGAGACACAAGAAGTATATAAGGATAGATACAGGTGATTTATTTGGGGACAGGTTGGGAAGAGTGCTTGGGAATCTACTTTTGGATACTTTCCATATTAGACACATGGTCAAGAAAAAAACTGGCCAAATGATAGTAATGGTGGGAGAGATCCTAACCACAGCTGAATGTGCCCCTTTCTGGCTATTGCAGTGACATTTTACGAATGGATTCCACCAATGCCGATGCTCTATATGTACGAGGTCTTTGCCTTTATTATGAAGATTGTATTGAGAAGGCGGTTCAGTTTTTTGTCCAAGCTCTCCGGATGGCTCCTGACCATGAGAAGGCCTGCGTTGCTTGCAGAGTAAGTTCTAGGCACCAGATCTGGGTAGGAAAGAAAGCTTTCTTTTTGAGCCTTTTAGAGAGTTAGGGTGGAAGGTTTTAGAATCACAGGGAATGTGATAGCACTTCTTCCCTCCTTGCCAGGATGCTTGATCCTTTCATGAGAAATTATTTCAGGGCAACTTTTATTTGCCTAAAGGTAAATGTGATCTATAGGGTCAGATCCTTTTAATATCTaagtgtgttttttctttttttcttccttcagtgaAGAAAAGATAGTAATGCTTATCCTGGGGAGTGGAGGTAAACCCTGGGTAACACAGGTCTCATTGGTATTCTTTTATAAATCTTGGTTTCCCCTGTCCACTCTGTAGGAAGCACCAATGAGCAACAAATAGCCCAGGTGGTGGGGTTGCGCAGGGTGGAGGGCCATGTGATGCTAAACCGCTGGGATCTAAGCAATTGAAAATAGACTCTGGCCTCTCTGTGCAGTGGCCTCTCAGACGAGGCTTTCTGGATGTGAACTGACCTCCCCTTGCTTTTCTCTGTAGAATGCCAAAGCActtaaagcaaagaaagaagatgggaataaagcatttaaagaaggaaattacAAGCTAGCATATGAACTGTACACAGAAGCCCTGGGGATAGACCccaataatataaaaacaaatgctaaaCTCTACTGTAATCGGGGTACGGTTAATTCCAAGGTAAGCACTTGGTCTGGGGCTTGGGGCCTATGGAGATATTTTTAAGGGCCAACAAAGCAGTCTTGGGAAATTTGCCCAATGAGGGTAAGCCAGATGAGAAAAGGTTGATGTTTCAGCTTGTTAGGAACTTCCTTCTGAGAGGcaagcttttagtttttctgTGGAATTTAGGGGCACTTGAGGGACAGTTCGGAAGGATATTGCCACCTGTTGTTCAAGTTTCTTTCTTCCAGTAAAAGAATGGCTAGAGGCTTTGGGACAATTTTTAAAGCAAGTATTGCTTCTTTTTGCCTAAGCaagtgattatttcttttttaggagTGATTTGGAGGAAATTTGAGTATGAGGCAGGCTTAGTTTTTTTCTCCAGTATAACTGATGGTCACCATGCTCAGTTGAAAATGTCCTAAGTTCTGTCCCACACAACTGTCAGAAAGAATAGGCTCCTTGCTCTTGCAGAGTCCTAGTGGTTTAAAAATCACAGTAATTCTGATCCCTCCAGTTGGCCTCTGGAAGAATAGGAGGCAAGAACCACCCTTActctttccatgtcttggttggGCACTAACCTGGAATGGTAGAGGTGGTTTATCCTTGCAGATAAGTGTGCTTTGCTTCCATCATTTAGAAAAGAAACCAATTTTGAATTTGGTGTCCTTAACCCTCTGAGATACTGGCTTTCCAGTGACCAAGAATGAGTGTGGCGGTTAGGGGGCCAGCATGACTGATCGATCCTCCTAGAATTTTGAAGCCATGCCCACAGCTTCTGGGCTCCCTCAGTCACCCAAGATGTGAAGTATGACTGCTCCTCTTTTTCCTGAAGCTTAGGAAACTAGATGATGCAATAGAAGACTGCACAAATGCAGTGAAGCTTGATGACACTTATATAAAAGCCTACTTGAGAAGAGCTCAGTGGTAAGTTCCTCTggtgggtgggaggaagagggTGTTGCTGCTGGCCTGCCAGGGGAATTGCATTATGGATGATGAAGCAGACCCAGGGATGTTGTGAGGTCATTTGGTCCTTCCCCCTGCCTCTAGGTGGGATTGTTCCAGCCCTAGACTATCTTTATAGACCTCCAGCGAAGGAGATTGCACAAGCTCCCTCAGTCTCCCATGCCAGTGTCTTACGCCCCTCACGGTCAGTAAGTTTCCTCTGATGCCTGACCCAAATTCCTTTTGTTAAAGTTTAAATCCATTTCCTTTGgagattttattttgtgttgtaCACTTTTGCTCTAACTTGGCATAGTGCttggtgcttggcacacagtaggtgctcactcaattaatgtttgttgaatgaatgtatggtgcttggaagaggaggaaaggtaTCTCTTGTGATAGTTGAGAGTTGTGCCTATCCTGTATGTTCTGGGTTAGGGAAGCCAGTCTTTTGACAGGAAGGGATTTAATCTGGCTCAGCCTCCCAGCAGTATATGGAAGCCCCTTTTGAAATATCCTTGTCTGACTAGGATATTCCTGCCTAGGTCTAGTGCTCAGATTTGCCTTCAGAGTCAGGTTGCTCCCCAGCATACTTGTTCATTTTATTCTTGACCCCACTAGACTCTTTTCTCCGGACAGGAACATGAGCAGGGGCTAGGAGAGACCTCTTCCCAGAATccgtcttttcttttttcaggttaATTTCCCAGCCGGAGAAGAATGTCCTGTCTTTAAAGTTCCTAAAGGAAGACCTATTTGTTGTATACCAGTCCTCCAACACCCATCCCATTCCTTGTCATGAAATGGCATAGCCAAAGACAGGTGCTGTTACTGCTACCTGATGAGCCCATAGTTCTTCAAGCTTTCCAGTCTCACCAGTTGTGCAGAGCATGGGCTACTCCCCATTTAGTTTTCTCAAAATTATCCACGTTTTTAAAAGATAGGAAAACTCCCGTGtgtagtgctttttttttaagtgaatttctAAGTAGATGACTAAATCTGTCCAACAAACATACACGGAATTATATTACAGATTCTGTGAGACCAACTGTCAGTCATCTCATCTTTTCAAACCACTTGCAGACACACATGGAAGACAAAAGCGTACCCTTTGACCCAGCTAAAGACTTATTTTATCAGACACAAAATGCTATATACATGTTTACTGCAGTGTTATTGTAATAGCATAAGAGGAGAATCTCACCTAGATGTCTAGTGGGAAGGGGGTGGCTGGATACATAATACTGTATCAACTCAATGGAACACTGTAGTGTTTGAACAGCGTtgggaagagaacagaaaattcTGGATTTGTTAGGAGGGTAATGGGATGAAGGACTTTGTTTTTCATATGtgcaataaataaaaatcaggaaTTGCTTTGATCAGATAGCTCCTTATCTTTGTGGTAGAAACAGAACTGTTCTCTTGAGTGGCTCTGCCATGAGATCCTGCCGCAGAGGACAGCGTGCACTGTTCGGCACAGTCGGCGGAGGGCTTGGCAGCAGTCCCCTCAGGCAGCTGGGATTGACAAGAAGTACTGGAGATTAGTTCAGGCCAGAGCCTTACGAGAGCCCTGACTACTGCCCCAGTCCGCCTCAGCTCACCCCTACAGGTGGGGAGAGGCCAGATCTTTGCTACATTTCCCATGATGGGCTGGAGTTTTCCATTTGTCCTAAAGCTctacttttctactttttcttcaacttaaaaaaaatattttaatgtaaggatgtccttgaattaaaaaaaaatgtgaagtaaAAATGCAAGTCACTAATATAAGCTTATTTAGTACATTATGTAGGGCCTGGTAAGTCCATCAAGGTAGCTTGTTTGTCACATCATTTCTATACCCAGAGCTGTCAGTTCTTAATTTTCTGTTACTTCAGTTTATATTATTATACTCCATCCTGCAGATGGGTTCTCTGTACTCCTAGTAGCATTTGTGCCTTGCGTCTGTGGGGCATTGGTTTtgtcaccattttttaaaagtcattaatcAAGATGTGGCCAGAAAATCAGATGCCTAAGATGTTGGGCTTCACTTTTGCCAGCCACATCAGTAGTGCTCCCCCTGCTCTGGCCTCTAAGCCTGGTGGGGCTCTGTGATGTTTGCAAAGATCGGCTTGTGTGGCAGCAGTGTAATAAATTGAACCTCTTTGTGCAGTGGCTAGCTGCACTGCATGGTCACTTCCCACTCCCCAGCTGATGGTGACTGTCTGGAACTGCTACCAGAGTCTGTTTAATCGGTAGGCCAGTCTTGGAGCCAGTGATATTATCAGGAAAATGCCCTTTACTTCTGTGGAAGAGACACTTAAAAGGTCTGGCGATCAGCCTGTCAAGCTTGTTTCCTCCCATCTTGGGCCAGGGGCCCTCCATTCTTCTGTGCTGTTGAAGTAGAAGCAAGCCTGTGTTTACGTCTCCTTTTCTATCTCATTAACCTACATCTCTCGGATTGATTAGTCTTAATGGAAGCATTTGCCAGCAGCCACCACCTTGAACTTGATCCTTCCAGTGGCTGACGAATCCCACACCTCTGGATTGGAGCTGGCCCTGCATGTTTATGGTACTCACTGTTTCCAAGCTCTTCCATATCCATTGACCTCACTTGAtagtttttctcctgtgtttcaGTCCCAAGTAATCAAGTAGGTACCTTCACGTTTGTCTCTCCTGAGGTGATCCAGATGCCTCTCGGTGGCTCTGAGTGAAATCAGAAGGAACTTTCTCCTCTTGGTTGCTGTCTGCTCAGAGCAGAATATCACTTTGCTGGTTAGGTGCAAGTGGCAtgagacctctctctctctcgaggACTTGGTAGTTCATTTTTCACATGGCTAGCTTAAGCACTCCTGTTTCATGAAGCGTCTCAACCAAAAGTGTGTGTCTCTCGCTTGAGCCGCGCCTCTTCCCCTAGAGTGGTACTGAAGGCCACTGCTATTTACGTCGCTGTACTGCCCTGTATTTCCTTCTCAGTTACATGGACACAGAACAGTATGAAGAAGCAGTACGGGACTATGAAAAAGTGTATCAGACGGAGAAAACAAAAGGTAAAGGAGTTCGAGAGCATGTTTCTCAGGGAATTGTGTGGTCTGACTTGTAGGTCCTAAAACTGGACATAGGAGTAGTTTGATTCAGGGATGAATGAACCTGGAGCTTATTTGAAGAAGTGAGCAGAGACCCCGAGAGTGGGACAAGGCACCTGTTTTCTGGTCCCCAGTCCTCCCTGTCACTTTCACTTGCTTTTCTGTGTGATGAGGCCAATGTGAAGAACATACCTAGcagtagatttttttaatctccagaAGAAAACACCGTAAAAGCCCCTGGTAAGGTTAATGAGGCTTCTGACTCCAGGGCATCTGGGCGGGGCCTGGTAAGGGAAGCCAGAATCAGGCGCGTCGTTGACGCCAGATGTCTTCCTCCAGAACACAAACAGCTCCTAAAAAATGCACAGCTGGAACTGAAGAAGAGTAAGAGGAAAGATTACTACAAGATTCTCGGAGTAGACAAGAATGCCTCTGAGGACGAGATCAAGAAAGCTTATCGGAAACGGGCCTTGATGCACCATCCAGGTAGcgcgggtggggagggggctcgGTGCGAGGAGCAGGCTAGGCCGGCCGCTGCCACGCTCAGTCCAGCACGAAAGCCTCAGAGAGGCTGCTCAGCTGGAATAAGGTGTTGCTCAGTTCCATACCCTCCAAGTTCGGGAAGTACCAGATTCTAAAATCAGGGATAATGTGGTCTTTCTGTcagactttgttttcttcaggctCTGAGTTCTTCCCATACTCCTCCCTTTAGATCGGCACAGTGGAGCCAGTGCTGAAGttcagaaggaggaggagaaaaagttcAAGGAAGTCGGAGAAGCTTTTACCATTCTCTCCGACCCCAAGAAAAAGACTCGATATGACAGTGGACAAGACCTGGATGAAGAGGGCATGAATATGGGTGGTGAGTTGGCAGTTGGTTGGGGCAGCCTAGGATGAATCTGACAGCTGCGGAAcgttaccatttttttaaagacactcCAGAGGGAGAGTCTTATGTAATCAGCCAGTGATGCGCTGCAATTTGTAAAGTGCACTCTGATAAGTACCCGTAATGTGTGAGGTACTCTGATGGGTGTGGAAAATAACAAAGGTGAATCAAACATTCCCTGACGTCCGGGAACCCACAGTCCAGGGGTTTGCAAACTCTGGCCCATAGGCCAAGTCTGACCCCTGGTCTAATAGACACGGAGTCCAACGAGGGCAATAAAATATAGCAGGTGTCAAGGGTGCAGAGTGGGTGCCAAGGAGGTCAGCACTAGCAAGGGAAGGCTTGGGTGTGCAGAAAAGCATAGCACCTTGTGGGAGCTACCAGGGGCTCGGCTAGGAGGATAGAGGGTGCTCGAGGCACAGAGCGGTGAGAACTGCACAGAAGCTGGCTCAGACCTCAGCAGGCCTTAGAGGCTACAGGAAAGAATGTGGGCTTTTCCTTTCGGCTGGAAGTTCTTTCTTCCCCCACTGCAAAGTGTTTGCTGATACTTATGCGTCTCCCACATTCCTGTAAGCCCTCACAGACTGCAGTTTCCCCAGAAGACCTAGAATGAAGTAAAGTGCAGCCGTGAGCGTCATTGCTGACTGTGAGCTTAGGTGGAGATAAAAGAAGCCCCGAACAATGCCCAGTTCTCAGACCGCTGCCTCTGACGCCAGGCCTTTCTCTTCCACTGAGAAAATGTACTGGAATTTTAAATAAGGTTGATGCTCTACAGATAGTTCTCACCTTGCCAGTTCGTGTGtatgtgtcagtgtgtgtgtgtgtctgtgtgtgtgtgtctgtgtgtgtgttataaaaCCTAGCTTTGGACTTTCTGACGGTCCAGTgtttgggactctgcgcttccgctGTAGGGGGGCATGGTTTTAATGCTGCGAGGTgcagctcccccccccccccgccaaaaaaaaaataataaacattgctCTGCCCAGCAGTTGAGAAGAGTTGTAAGCAGTCGAAAGCTGTTGAAGGGATACAAGTCGGGAGCGATGGACCTCATTTAGGCTCTGGAGATGTATTTGTGATGGCAGTGAGGCGAGCTGGTTTGGAAAgggtgaggaggagggaagaCACAATCACTAGGAGAGAATCGGAGGGTACAATCGGGAGACAGTGTGAGAATCAACAGGAGTGGCTGCAGAACATGTTGGGCGAGGCAGAGGACTAAGTCAAGAGTGGCTTTGGCACAGCTGGCCTGATGGGGCTGTTCCCTGAGCTGGGGACCCAGGAACATGAGCAGATacacaggcaaagaaaaattCACTTTTGGACACGATGTGCCTGTGGGTGGGATTGGCTGGTGGAGATAAATCCTGTGCAGCTTAGGGAGTTAGGCAGACTGGCGGTGTGAGACCTGCTGTGGCCTGGTGAAGAAAGCACGGTGCTAGAGGCACACAGGAGTTGGCAGTGTTGTTTTGTTGCTTTCACTGGCcgcgtgatcttgggcaagttacttgagcTTCTGCTTAGGTTTTGTTGAGTATAAATTGGTACTCAATGATACAATGTATGCAAAGTACCCAGCACCGTGGTTGGCACCTGGTAGGTGCTTAGTAAACTATAGCTTTTTTCCTGGCATACAGTGTAGACAGAGTATGGCATCAAACACATGCAGTAAATCATAGGTCTCATTCTTATATACAGTCTTAGTAGCACTTAAGTGATACATTTTAGTCTTTTCAGTAGCAGCCCCAGCATTATagggagacagtgtggagaaagtCTTACGTCGTAAAGCGCAAATGGCATTTCCAGTTGTTGAGAAGGCCCAGTGAAGTGGGTTGAGGCAAAGAAAGCTTTCCTTTGGGACCATGCTTGGAAGAAGGGAACACATCCTGGGAGTGGGATCAAGTAGTGGGATCACCTCTCGTCGGTGAAGTTTGGGGAAAGGAGGGAAGTGATATTATCTGGGAAAGCTTTGGAGACCCATTAGAGAATGGGTCTCTCTTAAGTTCCTCTTCAGACACTTCTaattttttcacctttttgtgCCTTCTCTGCTTCTCACTTTGCTTCGCAGATTTTGATGCGAACAATATCTTCAAGGCATTCTTTGGCGGTCCTGGGGGCTTCAGCTTTGAAGGTGGGTGTGCCTGAGTTCCCAGACCACAAACCGACACAAGGACTCCCCAGTTAGGCAGCACTAGGGGCCCAACAGTGGAGGCAGCAGAATTCTCGTCCAGCAGTACATCTACACCCTCGGGTGCTgctgaggatggaggaggggtTTGCGGGCACACCAGCACAGGGTCAGGGAGACGTCTCTAAGCTTCCTAGTACCGGAGCTTCTCTGCAAGAGTGAAGGTGTTAGAACTACGCACGTGCAACCTGCTTGCATGCTCCCTCCTGCACCCCAAGGCCCAGCCTGTTTGATACCCTTAGAGGTTTGTCTGTTTGAAGTAGCCCTTAAAGACTCTCCATAATCAGGGCAAACTGATCTTCCCCCAGAAAACCCACAGAGTCAGCTGACAAGCTTTTCTTTTCCCTACAGCATCTGGTCCAgggaatttcttttttcagtttggCTAATGAAAGGAAACCATCCAGAACCCAGAAAATGCAGACTTGCTCCGTTTAACCTCGAATGTGGCTGGACACAGCTCACCTCCTCCCTTCATTATGATCCACGTACTTAGAGCAGTTTCGTTTTCTCAGTTGGATAcccagtgtctgtgtgagtgggGTGAAGGAAAGGGAGCCAGTGCCGAAGACTGCGggtaggggagggaggtggggggtggacaGGGCAGCTtgtgaatttttgttttactgtttaactttattaaaaaaaaaaaattaagagaataaaatgttTTGACCCTTTCTGGCACTTTGCTCTGGCAACTGCTTTGTGTCACTCCAGAGTCAGTGGGCCAGAGCTGAGCCCCCAGCACGGAGCTGATGCCCACGTGGACTTTAGGCTCCGCGAGCCACCCCACGAGGGGTGGGGGCAcctgggggcaggtggggtgctGGCTGCCCCCAAATCGGCTTGGCATGGGAGTGCTGAGCAGGCCCTGGGGATGCTGCCGTGCCCAGCCTGATGCCAGTCATGGGGCAGCGAGttcagaaaacacattttatggTAGGGCCACCAGAAATCACTAGAAGCTGCATGTGTCCAAAGTGGGTGCCAGGTGTCAGGCTGGGCTAACTCAGAGGTTTACACGGGCTCTGAGTTCTCACTGCTTGAGGGAGATGGTGACAAGGACAAAATCCTGCCTTTTTGACCCTCAGACCCTTTCCAAGTGGGACAGGCAGCTCCTGGGTGCAGGGATCTGGGCGCTGACGTCAGCTCACTTAGCTGGAAACAGCATTCTTAGCAAACGCCCCTTGACTTCTCCACTGGTGTCCCTTCCTGTATGGGAGGCAAGCAGGGGGACGAAGCAGTGGTATATGTCATGCTGTTCAGGTCAAGCTTTTGTGTTTGTGGTGAATAATTTCAGTTCCAGGCAGACACACTTGAAGCTTTGGCTGAAGCTCTGATTT contains:
- the DNAJC7 gene encoding dnaJ homolog subfamily C member 7 isoform X2, yielding MCPKNASYYGNRAATLMMLGKFREALGDAQQSVRLDDSFVRGHLREGKCHLSLGNAMAACRSFQRALELDHKNAQAQQEFKNANAVLEYEKIAETDFEKRDFRKVVFCMDRALEYAPACHRFKILKAECLAMLGRYPEAQSVASDILRMDSTNADALYVRGLCLYYEDCIEKAVQFFVQALRMAPDHEKACVACRNAKALKAKKEDGNKAFKEGNYKLAYELYTEALGIDPNNIKTNAKLYCNRGTVNSKLRKLDDAIEDCTNAVKLDDTYIKAYLRRAQCYMDTEQYEEAVRDYEKVYQTEKTKEHKQLLKNAQLELKKSKRKDYYKILGVDKNASEDEIKKAYRKRALMHHPDRHSGASAEVQKEEEKKFKEVGEAFTILSDPKKKTRYDSGQDLDEEGMNMGDFDANNIFKAFFGGPGGFSFEASGPGNFFFQFG
- the DNAJC7 gene encoding dnaJ homolog subfamily C member 7 isoform X3, which produces MAAAAECDVVMAATEPELLDDEEAKSPTPLTSHPSVPLLEAESFKEQGNAYYAKKDYNEAYNYYTKAIDMCPKNASYYGNRAATLMMLGKFREALGDAQQSVRLDDSFVRGHLREGKCHLSLGNAMAACRSFQRALELDHKNAQAQQEFKNANAVLEYEKIAETDFEKRDFRKVVFCMDRALEYAPACHRFKILKAECLAMLGRYPEAQSVASDILRMDSTNADALYVRGLCLYYEDCIEKAVQFFVQALRMAPDHEKACVACRNAKALKAKKEDGNKAFKEGNYKLAYELYTEALGIDPNNIKTNAKLYCNRGTVNSKLRKLDDAIEDCTNAVKLDDTYIKAYLRRAQCYMDTEQYEEAVRDYEKVYQTEKTKEHKQLLKNAQLELKKSKRKDYYKILGVDKNASEDEIKKAYRKRALMHHPDRHSGASAEVQKEEEKKFKEVGEAFTILSDPKKKTRYDSGQDLDEEGMNMGDFDANNIFKAFFGGPGGFSFEASGPGNFFFQFG
- the DNAJC7 gene encoding dnaJ homolog subfamily C member 7 isoform X1, with translation MAAAAECDVVMAATEPELLDDEEAKREAESFKEQGNAYYAKKDYNEAYNYYTKAIDMCPKNASYYGNRAATLMMLGKFREALGDAQQSVRLDDSFVRGHLREGKCHLSLGNAMAACRSFQRALELDHKNAQAQQEFKNANAVLEYEKIAETDFEKRDFRKVVFCMDRALEYAPACHRFKILKAECLAMLGRYPEAQSVASDILRMDSTNADALYVRGLCLYYEDCIEKAVQFFVQALRMAPDHEKACVACRNAKALKAKKEDGNKAFKEGNYKLAYELYTEALGIDPNNIKTNAKLYCNRGTVNSKLRKLDDAIEDCTNAVKLDDTYIKAYLRRAQCYMDTEQYEEAVRDYEKVYQTEKTKEHKQLLKNAQLELKKSKRKDYYKILGVDKNASEDEIKKAYRKRALMHHPDRHSGASAEVQKEEEKKFKEVGEAFTILSDPKKKTRYDSGQDLDEEGMNMGDFDANNIFKAFFGGPGGFSFEASGPGNFFFQFG